The following proteins are encoded in a genomic region of Pelodictyon phaeoclathratiforme BU-1:
- the purC gene encoding phosphoribosylaminoimidazolesuccinocarboxamide synthase yields MKKTTQLYEGKAKKVFLTDDADLVIQEFKDDATAFNNKKKGSIAEKGVVNNAISSKLFTLLEAQGIRTHFVEKLSDRDMLCRYLDIIKVEVVVRNIAAGSLVKRYGFSEGTVLAMPIVEFYLKDDDLDDPLMNEAHAVALGVATLEELAFLKNRAEAINVLLKAFFAERKLKLVDFKLEFGRHNNEILLGDEISPDTCRFWDLETNEKMDKDRFRFDLGGVEDAYSEVQKRVLDLD; encoded by the coding sequence ATGAAAAAGACGACACAACTCTACGAAGGCAAGGCTAAAAAGGTATTTTTGACGGATGATGCTGATCTGGTGATACAGGAGTTCAAGGATGATGCTACAGCGTTCAATAACAAGAAAAAGGGGAGTATTGCCGAGAAAGGTGTGGTGAACAATGCTATTTCAAGCAAGCTCTTTACGTTGCTTGAAGCGCAGGGTATTCGCACTCACTTTGTTGAAAAACTCTCTGATCGCGATATGCTTTGCCGTTACCTCGATATCATCAAGGTGGAGGTTGTTGTGCGCAATATTGCCGCAGGGTCGCTGGTAAAGCGGTATGGGTTCAGTGAAGGAACGGTGCTGGCAATGCCTATTGTTGAGTTCTATCTGAAGGATGATGATCTTGATGATCCGCTGATGAATGAGGCCCATGCTGTGGCGCTTGGTGTTGCAACGCTTGAGGAACTTGCTTTTCTTAAAAATCGGGCGGAAGCTATCAATGTTCTGCTCAAAGCGTTTTTTGCAGAAAGAAAGTTGAAGCTTGTCGATTTCAAACTTGAATTCGGTCGGCACAACAACGAGATATTGCTTGGTGATGAGATTAGTCCGGATACCTGTCGCTTCTGGGATCTTGAGACGAACGAAAAAATGGATAAGGATCGTTTTCGTTTTGATCTGGGCGGGGTTGAAGATGCATACAGCGAAGTGCAGAAAAGAGTTCTTGATCTTGACTGA
- a CDS encoding DedA family protein, translated as MLEAVIVWLQHADPFAVYVFLFFIAFLENVVPPIPGDLPIAFIGYLIYKSGITFAGALFSASFGSTAGFMLVYMLSRHLGLKLYAEGESTVQHRLSKSVHRFFPPSEMVLLRRKFATHGYLAVLVNRFLFGSRAVISVMAGLMHLKTPFVLLASLTSAFVWNVLLLYSGFLLGSNWKDIGSYAALYSIPVSIIFVGVLSFSVWKFFRERKQKHG; from the coding sequence ATGCTTGAAGCTGTGATTGTCTGGCTGCAGCATGCAGATCCTTTTGCTGTCTATGTTTTTCTGTTTTTTATCGCTTTTCTTGAAAATGTTGTACCGCCTATACCCGGAGATCTTCCCATCGCATTTATCGGGTATTTGATCTATAAAAGCGGGATAACATTTGCAGGAGCTCTCTTTTCAGCTTCTTTTGGTTCGACAGCAGGGTTTATGCTGGTCTACATGCTCAGTCGGCATCTCGGTCTGAAATTATATGCTGAGGGTGAGAGCACTGTGCAGCACCGTTTGTCAAAAAGTGTTCATCGCTTTTTCCCTCCTTCGGAAATGGTTTTGCTTCGCAGGAAATTTGCCACTCATGGTTATCTTGCCGTGCTGGTAAACCGTTTTCTCTTCGGTTCAAGGGCAGTTATTTCGGTTATGGCTGGATTGATGCATCTTAAGACGCCATTTGTTCTTCTGGCTTCCCTTACAAGCGCTTTTGTCTGGAATGTTCTTTTGCTTTATAGTGGCTTTCTACTTGGAAGCAACTGGAAGGATATCGGCAGTTATGCAGCTCTGTACAGTATTCCGGTATCGATTATTTTTGTTGGAGTGCTTTCTTTTTCAGTATGGAAGTTTTTCCGGGAAAGAAAGCAGAAACATGGTTGA
- a CDS encoding transketolase, producing MAKELKLYPAEKKGELLELASIDDLKEMARQVRRDVVRMLAMANSGHTGGSLGMADVFTALYFRVLQHKPHEFWQYQDGDMVFLSNGHIAPVWYSVLARSGYFPLGELNSLRKINSYLQGHPTSEARLPGIRIASGSLGQGLSSAVGAALGLRIDGSDNDVFCLMGDGECQEGQIWEAAMSASHYKLANIIGIVDHNNLQIDGEVTSIMNVEPFADKWRSFGWDVYHCDGNDMEDVVCTVEKIKASDNRYRPSVVLATTIMGKGVHFFEGSMPDKSNWHGKPPSKDDAVKALAILGETRFGDF from the coding sequence ATGGCAAAAGAGTTAAAACTGTATCCTGCTGAAAAGAAAGGTGAGCTTCTTGAGCTTGCTTCAATTGACGATCTCAAGGAAATGGCCCGTCAGGTCCGTCGGGACGTTGTCAGAATGCTTGCTATGGCCAATTCTGGCCATACGGGTGGTTCACTCGGCATGGCCGATGTCTTTACTGCGCTCTATTTTCGGGTACTTCAGCATAAGCCACATGAGTTTTGGCAATATCAGGATGGAGACATGGTGTTTCTTTCCAATGGCCATATTGCGCCAGTCTGGTATAGCGTGCTTGCCCGTTCAGGTTATTTTCCCCTTGGTGAACTGAACTCTCTGCGGAAGATTAACTCTTATCTTCAAGGTCATCCAACTTCTGAAGCGAGGCTTCCAGGTATCAGAATTGCTTCCGGATCTCTTGGACAAGGCCTTTCATCTGCAGTTGGCGCTGCTCTCGGTCTTCGTATTGATGGAAGTGATAATGATGTTTTCTGTCTGATGGGGGATGGTGAGTGCCAGGAAGGACAGATATGGGAGGCTGCCATGAGTGCATCTCATTACAAGCTTGCCAATATCATTGGTATTGTCGATCACAACAATTTGCAGATTGACGGAGAGGTTACTTCCATCATGAATGTTGAGCCTTTTGCAGATAAGTGGCGTTCCTTCGGGTGGGATGTCTACCATTGTGATGGTAATGATATGGAAGATGTTGTCTGCACAGTTGAAAAGATCAAGGCGAGTGATAATCGCTACAGGCCTTCAGTAGTTCTTGCTACAACGATCATGGGAAAAGGTGTTCACTTTTTTGAGGGGAGTATGCCAGATAAATCGAATTGGCATGGAAAACCTCCATCGAAAGATGATGCCGTCAAAGCTCTTGCCATCCTTGGTGAGACTCGTTTCGGTGATTTTTAG
- a CDS encoding type II toxin-antitoxin system RelE/ParE family toxin: MLLLNWRQSLKIVLTKEAKDSLREIESYIGQTSKRAAQQTIITILNKITRQLPAHPQSAKPGILTDTRELYFSDVPYCVIYTSDNKTITVLSIFHTAQSR; encoded by the coding sequence ATGTTATTGCTGAATTGGAGGCAGAGCTTGAAAATTGTCCTGACTAAGGAGGCGAAGGATTCTCTTCGTGAGATAGAGTCCTATATTGGCCAGACCAGCAAAAGAGCAGCCCAGCAAACTATCATCACCATTTTGAATAAGATCACCAGGCAGTTGCCTGCACATCCTCAGAGCGCAAAGCCTGGCATATTAACTGATACCAGGGAACTCTACTTCTCTGATGTACCATACTGCGTTATCTACACTTCGGATAACAAGACGATTACTGTACTGTCAATATTCCACACAGCGCAGAGCCGGTGA
- a CDS encoding CopG family ribbon-helix-helix protein, with the protein MTTKTKRQQVTFKIPKETNDRLTALAVATRRTKTFVLEEAVSAYLNYNEWQIQSIQRGLEDMKAGRVTPIEDVIAELEAELENCPD; encoded by the coding sequence ATGACGACCAAAACAAAACGGCAACAAGTCACCTTCAAGATTCCAAAAGAGACCAATGACCGCCTTACTGCTCTTGCCGTAGCGACCAGACGGACGAAAACGTTTGTCCTGGAGGAGGCTGTTTCAGCTTACCTGAACTATAACGAGTGGCAGATTCAAAGCATTCAGAGGGGATTGGAAGATATGAAAGCTGGTCGAGTAACCCCTATTGAAGATGTTATTGCTGAATTGGAGGCAGAGCTTGAAAATTGTCCTGACTAA
- a CDS encoding flavodoxin family protein: protein MKVIAVNGSPRKEGNTYHALMGVGRQLQENGIAFEILHIGNQAVRGCLACGTCAKNRDEKCTITTDPLNEWIQQLKAADGIILASPVYYAGIAGTMKCFLDRAFYVAGANGGLFRQKVAAAVVAVRRTGGSSTFDSLNHYLTYAEMILATSNYWNITHGRAPGEVLQDGEGVQIMDVLGRNMAWLLKMREQTKVLLPGPEPVKKVFTSFIR, encoded by the coding sequence TTGAAAGTTATAGCAGTTAACGGGAGTCCTCGCAAAGAGGGGAATACCTATCATGCACTGATGGGAGTTGGTCGGCAGTTACAGGAAAACGGTATTGCTTTTGAAATCCTTCATATTGGCAATCAGGCTGTAAGAGGTTGTCTGGCTTGCGGAACATGCGCTAAAAACAGGGATGAAAAATGTACCATTACGACGGATCCATTGAATGAATGGATTCAGCAACTGAAGGCTGCTGACGGTATTATCCTTGCCTCCCCGGTCTATTATGCAGGTATTGCCGGTACCATGAAATGTTTTCTTGACAGGGCATTCTATGTAGCCGGAGCCAATGGCGGCTTGTTCCGCCAGAAAGTGGCAGCCGCAGTTGTGGCTGTTCGTCGTACTGGAGGATCATCCACCTTCGACAGCCTGAACCATTATCTGACCTATGCAGAAATGATTCTTGCAACTTCAAACTATTGGAATATTACCCACGGAAGAGCTCCTGGTGAAGTGTTGCAGGATGGCGAAGGTGTCCAGATTATGGATGTACTTGGACGAAATATGGCCTGGTTGCTCAAAATGCGTGAGCAGACAAAAGTACTGCTTCCCGGTCCGGAACCAGTCAAAAAGGTTTTCACGAGCTTTATCCGATAA
- a CDS encoding FAD-dependent oxidoreductase → MSSEKKSVLILGGGLAGLTAAKRLTDNGFQVKVLEKRTIFGGKVSAWKDDEGDWIESGTHCFFGAYSVLYDLMKEIKTAHAVVWKEHQLTYTLEGGKRFTFHTWDLPSPLHLLPAIVKNGYFTFGEMVAFAKSLIPLALKKEKYPPTQDHLTFTEWAKEKKFGNRLLEKMFRPMALALKFIPPEEISAKIILDVTETFYRIPDASRMGFLKGSPQEYLTQPLIDYSESRGAIFKNGTVVDELLFDGAEINGVQLRNGEILTADYYLCALPIHNLKRVLPDNLKRHDPFFGDLDKLEGVPVISVQIWYDREITSADNVLFSPDGVIPVYANLARTTPEYTTLRGEPFKGKTRFEFCVAPAKDLIALSKEEIIRLVDLSVRNCYPETSHGAKILKSTVVKIPQSVYAPLPFMEQYRPTQKTPIRNLFLAGGFSQQLYYDSMGGAVMSANLAVDGIVKDARLREG, encoded by the coding sequence ATGAGCTCAGAAAAAAAGTCAGTGTTGATTCTTGGTGGTGGCCTTGCAGGTCTGACTGCCGCCAAACGTTTAACCGATAACGGGTTTCAGGTAAAGGTACTTGAAAAAAGAACGATCTTCGGAGGGAAAGTATCGGCATGGAAAGATGATGAGGGTGACTGGATCGAATCAGGAACCCACTGTTTTTTCGGTGCCTACAGTGTACTCTACGATCTTATGAAAGAGATCAAAACCGCTCATGCTGTTGTCTGGAAAGAGCACCAGCTCACCTATACCCTTGAGGGAGGAAAGCGCTTTACCTTTCATACCTGGGATCTTCCCAGTCCATTGCATCTTCTGCCTGCGATTGTCAAAAATGGCTATTTTACTTTTGGCGAAATGGTGGCGTTTGCGAAATCTCTGATTCCTCTCGCACTGAAAAAAGAGAAGTATCCTCCAACACAGGATCATCTGACCTTTACCGAATGGGCAAAAGAGAAAAAATTTGGCAATCGACTTCTTGAGAAGATGTTTCGTCCGATGGCTCTTGCCCTGAAGTTTATTCCGCCCGAAGAGATTTCTGCCAAGATTATCCTTGATGTTACCGAGACTTTTTACCGCATTCCTGATGCCTCCCGAATGGGCTTTCTCAAAGGATCTCCCCAAGAATATCTGACACAGCCCCTTATTGACTACTCGGAATCGAGGGGAGCAATTTTCAAGAATGGAACAGTTGTCGATGAGTTGCTTTTCGATGGCGCTGAAATTAATGGCGTTCAGCTTCGCAATGGCGAGATTCTGACAGCCGATTACTACCTTTGCGCACTGCCGATTCATAATCTGAAAAGGGTTTTGCCTGATAATCTCAAACGCCATGACCCGTTTTTTGGTGATCTTGACAAGCTTGAAGGGGTTCCTGTGATTTCTGTCCAGATCTGGTACGACCGTGAAATTACCTCTGCCGATAATGTGCTTTTCTCTCCTGATGGAGTCATTCCTGTTTATGCCAACCTTGCCCGTACCACACCTGAATACACAACACTCAGAGGAGAACCCTTCAAGGGCAAAACCCGTTTCGAGTTCTGTGTAGCTCCGGCAAAAGATCTTATTGCACTCTCAAAGGAGGAGATTATCCGCCTTGTTGACTTGAGTGTCAGAAATTGCTATCCAGAAACGTCACACGGCGCAAAAATTCTGAAGTCAACAGTAGTCAAAATTCCCCAATCGGTCTATGCGCCACTACCTTTCATGGAGCAGTACCGTCCCACACAGAAAACACCGATCCGAAACCTTTTTCTTGCAGGCGGATTTTCTCAGCAACTCTATTACGACTCTATGGGTGGTGCCGTGATGAGTGCAAATCTTGCTGTGGATGGGATTGTGAAAGATGCCAGGTTGAGAGAGGGTTAG
- a CDS encoding ATP-binding protein produces MKNKKIVSDEFPATEKCQQARKKSLDAIIQKKQKAALPLHDNTVLDYKTSHRNLIDYMRNGYVYGKVIYEKRAAIDFIHQEVNTGYETITGLKNVIGKKISEIFPDINKTQSKFLEKHFRVAETGIPDRFEIYIEHLKKWFDVSVYCPQKGYFVSMFDEVTERKYYEFLLTFRLRILQMAECSSVEQLLQTTLDEAEQITQSRIGFAFFVAKDQMSLSLQSVSTNTEKVICPGKEKRKHIPLDKSGIWADAIREQRAVMNNYEPAIKHYMGMAKECETELIRELVVPVIRNDRIVATMGVGNKPEPYDGNDVRWVTILANLTWDIVAKKIAEEEREKLQQQLQQSQKMEMVGQLAAGMAHEINNPLNFIAINFANIREITSDLRIILTEYKIVTQKFEDGTLSPLDVQKLRKRESELNVEMLIDDIPEIIVESQRGFERITAVINSMRNLSHRYAIDKKIPFDINQGIIDTLTIARHEYSSCADIKTTLGELPLIACNPEQINQVFLNLIINSVHAIQSQKRHANGTITIQTWFDSSNVYCSIADDGPGIPEAIQKDIFNPFFTTKNSRNGTGLGLSISWDIIVVTHKGTLAFTTPAEGGTIFTLSLPRTNDD; encoded by the coding sequence ATGAAAAACAAGAAAATAGTTTCTGATGAGTTTCCGGCGACTGAAAAGTGCCAGCAAGCGCGAAAAAAATCGCTTGACGCAATAATTCAGAAAAAACAAAAGGCAGCACTCCCTTTGCACGACAACACGGTATTGGACTACAAAACCTCACACAGAAATCTCATCGATTACATGCGAAATGGTTACGTTTATGGCAAAGTCATTTACGAAAAGAGAGCTGCGATCGATTTTATCCATCAAGAGGTTAACACTGGTTATGAGACCATAACCGGTTTGAAAAATGTTATTGGAAAAAAAATATCCGAGATTTTTCCGGACATCAACAAGACTCAGTCGAAGTTTCTCGAAAAACATTTTCGGGTAGCCGAAACAGGAATTCCTGATCGGTTTGAAATCTATATTGAACATTTGAAAAAATGGTTTGACGTTTCCGTATACTGCCCGCAAAAAGGATATTTCGTTTCGATGTTCGATGAAGTCACCGAACGCAAGTACTACGAATTTCTCCTGACATTCCGGCTTCGCATTCTCCAGATGGCTGAATGCTCATCGGTGGAGCAATTACTGCAGACAACTCTCGACGAGGCTGAACAAATAACCCAAAGCAGGATTGGATTTGCTTTTTTTGTAGCAAAAGATCAGATGTCACTTTCTCTGCAGTCAGTCTCAACCAATACCGAAAAAGTGATCTGCCCAGGAAAAGAAAAGAGAAAGCATATACCGTTGGATAAGTCTGGAATATGGGCTGATGCCATACGAGAGCAAAGAGCAGTGATGAACAATTATGAGCCAGCAATCAAGCATTACATGGGGATGGCAAAAGAATGCGAGACAGAGCTCATACGTGAACTGGTGGTTCCTGTCATTCGGAACGACAGGATAGTTGCTACAATGGGTGTTGGTAACAAACCCGAGCCATATGATGGGAACGATGTGCGCTGGGTAACTATACTTGCCAACCTGACGTGGGATATTGTAGCAAAAAAAATTGCCGAAGAGGAACGGGAAAAACTTCAGCAGCAGCTTCAGCAATCACAGAAAATGGAGATGGTCGGCCAACTTGCCGCTGGCATGGCTCATGAAATCAACAATCCCCTGAATTTCATCGCTATCAATTTTGCAAATATTCGGGAGATTACCTCTGACTTGCGAATTATACTGACAGAGTACAAAATAGTAACCCAAAAATTTGAGGATGGAACGCTCTCTCCACTCGACGTACAAAAACTGCGCAAAAGAGAGTCCGAGCTTAATGTAGAGATGCTGATTGATGATATTCCCGAGATTATAGTCGAGTCCCAACGTGGCTTCGAACGCATTACCGCAGTCATCAACAGCATGAGAAACTTGTCGCACCGCTACGCAATAGACAAGAAGATTCCTTTCGACATCAATCAAGGGATCATCGACACCCTCACCATCGCACGTCATGAATACAGCTCTTGCGCAGATATTAAGACCACCCTTGGAGAGTTACCGCTTATCGCCTGCAATCCGGAACAGATCAATCAGGTCTTTCTCAACCTGATTATCAACAGTGTCCACGCCATACAGTCCCAGAAACGACATGCAAACGGAACCATCACCATTCAAACATGGTTCGACAGCAGCAATGTTTACTGTTCAATTGCAGATGATGGTCCTGGCATCCCTGAAGCAATCCAAAAAGATATTTTCAACCCTTTTTTTACCACCAAAAACTCACGAAATGGTACCGGACTGGGCTTAAGCATTTCCTGGGATATTATTGTCGTCACACACAAGGGAACTCTCGCCTTCACTACGCCAGCAGAAGGTGGCACAATTTTTACCTTGTCACTGCCACGCACAAATGATGATTAA
- a CDS encoding magnesium transporter CorA family protein has translation MREFLKNGNGLERTDEWQKNCWINIECPDENDKDYVINELKLPLSFYCDIEDIDERPRIEIEDGWYFILLRIPYKTNDTDLPFTTIPLGVIFNKDLILSICFFKTDLIQDFIEHTKRKNIVVENNFDLLLKLLLSSSIWFLKYLKQINQQIKNAESKLDKSIKNEDLQTLLQIEKCLVYFLTSLKGNDILLHRIKNIKSKRDEFDLDLIEDVEVELKQAQEITNIYSDILSGMMDAYASVISNNLNVVMKRLTSISIILMIPTLIASLYGMNVPNALENSPYGFWAILLFSFLLSTSGVLFFKSRNWL, from the coding sequence ATGAGGGAGTTTCTCAAAAACGGAAATGGACTGGAACGTACTGATGAATGGCAAAAAAATTGCTGGATCAATATTGAATGTCCTGATGAAAATGACAAAGATTATGTAATCAATGAACTGAAACTGCCACTCTCTTTTTATTGTGATATTGAGGATATAGATGAACGGCCACGTATTGAAATTGAGGATGGGTGGTACTTTATTCTGCTGCGAATTCCTTATAAAACCAATGATACTGATTTGCCCTTCACCACGATTCCTCTCGGTGTTATCTTTAATAAAGATTTGATTTTATCAATTTGTTTTTTCAAGACCGATCTGATACAGGACTTTATTGAGCATACAAAACGAAAGAATATTGTTGTTGAGAATAATTTTGATCTTCTTCTCAAGTTACTGCTCTCTTCAAGCATCTGGTTTTTGAAATATTTAAAACAGATTAACCAGCAAATCAAAAATGCTGAAAGCAAGCTTGACAAATCTATTAAAAATGAAGATCTCCAGACATTGTTGCAGATTGAAAAATGTCTTGTCTATTTTTTAACCTCTCTCAAGGGAAACGATATTTTACTGCATAGAATAAAAAATATCAAATCTAAAAGGGATGAATTTGATCTTGACCTGATAGAGGACGTTGAGGTTGAGTTAAAGCAGGCGCAGGAGATAACCAATATCTATAGCGACATTCTGAGCGGTATGATGGATGCTTATGCTTCGGTTATTTCCAATAATCTTAATGTTGTGATGAAGCGTTTGACCTCAATATCTATTATCCTGATGATCCCGACCTTGATTGCCAGCTTGTATGGCATGAATGTTCCCAATGCACTGGAAAACTCTCCTTATGGATTCTGGGCCATTCTTCTTTTTTCCTTTTTGCTTTCAACATCAGGAGTTCTGTTTTTTAAAAGCCGAAATTGGCTTTAA
- a CDS encoding cation transporting ATPase C-terminal domain-containing protein yields MRLTNGVVFPVVAGALLFLGIVLYVPFFVHLFRFSALHSLYLFLCIVAGIGSVPCFEAVKWFVASRLSRKRM; encoded by the coding sequence ATGCGCTTGACCAATGGAGTTGTCTTTCCGGTGGTTGCCGGTGCACTCCTTTTTTTGGGGATTGTCCTTTATGTTCCTTTTTTTGTTCATCTTTTCAGATTTTCTGCCTTACATTCCCTTTATCTTTTTCTGTGTATTGTTGCTGGTATCGGGAGTGTGCCCTGTTTTGAAGCGGTGAAGTGGTTTGTCGCATCCAGATTATCGAGGAAACGCATGTGA
- a CDS encoding endonuclease/exonuclease/phosphatase family protein, with translation MRKILCYVFLFFCAVSWISQPAAGNPKAGKSVLFLWWNVENLFDTRNDPITNDDDFTPEGKLHWTEKKLILKQMRIRHLLSAVKAHPDYNAYPDLLAFAEVENREVFEKTLSGIPDIGYKTIYHNSSDPRGIDIGLAFNPQTVQAKASKAYSVASAERATRKIIVAEFLSEGHPFHLILNHWPSRSFDTHWTEPKRVAAASVARHILDSLLLSKPKADVIIMGDFNDEPGNRSLREGLGSTFDAARLKTNGKKFLYNCWSGYEGIGSYSYKNRWQQIDQILLSAGMFDELGLYAPQNAFRCFSFFRLLDATGNKPYATFEKRKYTGGYSDHLPLLLKSRIMP, from the coding sequence ATGCGAAAAATACTCTGTTACGTTTTTCTTTTTTTCTGTGCCGTATCATGGATATCCCAACCTGCGGCAGGAAATCCAAAAGCCGGAAAAAGCGTACTCTTTCTGTGGTGGAACGTTGAAAATTTATTCGATACGCGCAATGACCCGATAACCAACGACGATGATTTTACCCCGGAAGGAAAGCTGCACTGGACAGAAAAAAAACTCATCCTGAAACAGATGCGCATCCGCCACCTCCTTTCAGCAGTGAAAGCACACCCCGACTACAATGCATATCCTGATCTTTTGGCTTTTGCAGAGGTAGAAAACCGAGAGGTGTTCGAGAAAACACTCTCCGGGATTCCGGATATCGGCTATAAAACCATTTATCACAACTCTTCCGATCCAAGAGGTATCGATATCGGACTCGCCTTCAATCCACAAACCGTACAGGCAAAAGCATCGAAAGCCTACAGCGTTGCGAGCGCAGAGAGGGCAACTCGCAAAATCATCGTTGCTGAATTTTTAAGTGAGGGCCACCCCTTTCACCTCATTCTGAACCACTGGCCATCACGCTCTTTCGACACCCACTGGACTGAACCCAAAAGAGTTGCAGCCGCCAGCGTTGCCCGTCACATTCTCGATAGCCTGCTTCTCAGCAAACCAAAAGCGGATGTTATCATCATGGGAGACTTTAACGATGAACCAGGCAACCGATCCTTGAGAGAGGGGCTCGGTTCGACATTTGATGCCGCCAGGCTCAAAACAAACGGTAAAAAATTTCTTTACAACTGCTGGAGCGGCTATGAGGGGATCGGAAGTTACTCGTACAAAAACCGTTGGCAACAGATCGACCAGATTCTTCTGAGTGCAGGAATGTTTGATGAGCTTGGACTTTATGCCCCACAAAACGCATTCCGTTGCTTCTCTTTTTTCCGGCTTCTCGATGCCACTGGCAACAAGCCCTATGCAACATTTGAAAAAAGAAAATATACCGGAGGCTACTCCGACCACCTGCCACTGCTCCTGAAGAGCCGTATTATGCCTTAA
- a CDS encoding NRAMP family divalent metal transporter, which translates to MKPKAKKEGLIQRFWGKLGPGLITGASDDDPSGIATYTQAGAAFGSQLLWSALVTYPLMVSIQEMCARIGLVTNHGLTGAIKRYYPKYFLYAILFISFPSITLNIGADIAGMGAVGNLLFPAIPGFFFSLLFTMLILYSVIFWSYHKIALILKWLCLTLFSYILIPFLIDVNWPQVLKDTVLPTVTPDKAYFMALVGILGTTISPYLFFWQASMEVEERHEKRLIVDKRNMDNMEADVKGGMLFTNVVFYFIILAAGTVLFNAGIHHVNTVEEAARALRPLAGDQAYLLFALGVIGTGFLAIPVLAGSLSYMIAETFGWNEGFDKKYYEAPGFYLTMGLSLVIGLLIHFIGISPIQALIYTAVLYGVTAPVLIALILHICNNKKIMGKYTNNGWSNFFGIATFLMMTVSSLFLLWYTLGN; encoded by the coding sequence ATGAAACCAAAAGCAAAAAAAGAGGGCCTGATACAACGGTTCTGGGGAAAGCTTGGTCCGGGCCTGATTACCGGAGCAAGTGACGATGATCCTTCAGGTATTGCAACCTACACCCAGGCAGGAGCAGCATTTGGGTCGCAGTTACTTTGGAGCGCCCTTGTAACCTATCCATTGATGGTCTCCATCCAGGAGATGTGTGCACGTATCGGACTGGTTACCAACCACGGCCTTACCGGCGCCATAAAGCGCTATTATCCAAAATATTTCCTCTATGCCATTCTTTTCATCAGTTTTCCCTCCATTACCCTCAATATCGGTGCCGACATTGCCGGGATGGGAGCTGTTGGCAATCTTCTCTTCCCTGCTATACCTGGTTTTTTTTTCTCGCTCCTGTTCACAATGCTGATTCTCTACAGTGTCATTTTCTGGTCATACCATAAAATAGCCCTTATCCTGAAATGGCTCTGCCTCACCCTGTTCAGCTACATCCTGATACCCTTTCTCATTGATGTCAACTGGCCCCAGGTACTCAAGGATACCGTTTTGCCAACAGTTACACCCGACAAGGCCTATTTTATGGCGCTGGTTGGCATTCTTGGCACCACCATTTCACCATATCTTTTTTTCTGGCAAGCATCCATGGAGGTTGAAGAACGACATGAAAAGCGGCTGATTGTAGACAAAAGAAATATGGACAACATGGAAGCTGATGTGAAGGGAGGGATGCTCTTTACCAATGTGGTCTTTTACTTCATCATTCTGGCGGCAGGAACGGTCTTGTTCAACGCTGGCATTCATCATGTCAATACTGTAGAAGAGGCTGCACGGGCACTGCGTCCTCTTGCCGGAGACCAGGCCTATCTCCTCTTTGCACTCGGAGTCATTGGTACAGGATTTCTTGCCATTCCGGTGCTTGCCGGATCATTGAGCTATATGATTGCAGAAACATTTGGCTGGAATGAAGGATTTGACAAAAAATACTACGAGGCGCCTGGATTTTACCTGACAATGGGACTCTCTCTCGTTATTGGTCTGCTCATTCATTTCATCGGTATAAGCCCTATCCAGGCTTTGATATACACCGCTGTACTTTATGGAGTAACCGCACCGGTACTTATTGCCCTGATTCTGCACATCTGCAACAATAAAAAAATCATGGGAAAATATACCAACAACGGCTGGTCCAATTTTTTTGGTATTGCAACATTTCTGATGATGACCGTCTCATCGCTCTTCCTGCTCTGGTATACGCTCGGCAACTGA